In the Metabacillus endolithicus genome, one interval contains:
- the qoxB gene encoding cytochrome aa3 quinol oxidase subunit I produces the protein MDFFDRFAVPHPSFAIYAAMVAIGLTTIAILAGLTYFKKWGYLWREWITTVDHKRIGIMYLISALVMLFRGGVDAIMMRAQLAVPDNIMLDSQHYNEIFTTHGVVMILFMAMPFIMFFMNLVVPLQIGARDVAFPRLNALSFWLFFMGAMLFNIAFVVGGSPDAGWTSYFPLAGNEFSKSVGTNYYMIAIQIAGIGTLMTGINFITTIMKMRAPGMTLMKMPMFTWSALIANLIIVFAFPVLTVALAMGTMDRLFGTHFFTLDNGGMDMLWANLFWVWGHPEVYILILPAFGLYSEIISTFSGRNLYGYKSMVWSMVLISLLSFLVWAHHFFTMGQGAFANSIFSISTMIIAVPTGVKIFNWLLTLRKGKIRMTTPMLYSMLFIPLFTLGGVTGVMLAMSAADYQYHNTMFLVAHFHNVIIPGVVYAMLAGLTYYWPKMFGFMLNERIGKWTAWILSIGFVLAFIPMYITGLDGQVRRSFTYSESTGFGPLNMVSFIGAAIMAIGFVLIVYNIYYSIRYAPRNIGSDPWDARTLEWATHTPVPEYNFAIVPEVKSSEAFWDAKKHGHELFKGDIKKIHMPNNSGMPFLMSCVFFVWGFSFIFSLWIPAIIATIGIFIFMTMRSFEKDHGRYIPVKEIEETENELRGV, from the coding sequence ATGGACTTTTTTGATCGTTTTGCCGTACCTCATCCAAGTTTTGCGATCTATGCAGCAATGGTTGCCATTGGTTTGACTACGATCGCAATCCTTGCTGGATTAACGTACTTTAAAAAATGGGGTTATTTATGGCGTGAATGGATAACTACGGTTGACCATAAACGAATTGGTATTATGTATTTAATTTCTGCGTTAGTTATGCTATTCCGTGGTGGCGTGGATGCGATTATGATGCGTGCTCAGCTTGCCGTACCTGATAACATAATGCTTGATTCACAACATTATAATGAGATTTTCACAACTCACGGGGTTGTTATGATTTTATTTATGGCGATGCCATTTATCATGTTTTTCATGAACTTAGTTGTTCCATTGCAAATTGGGGCACGTGATGTTGCGTTTCCTCGTCTTAATGCATTAAGCTTCTGGTTGTTCTTTATGGGAGCTATGTTATTTAATATTGCATTCGTTGTTGGTGGGTCACCTGATGCAGGCTGGACTTCGTACTTCCCATTAGCAGGTAATGAATTTAGTAAGTCAGTAGGAACGAACTATTATATGATTGCGATACAGATCGCCGGGATAGGTACCCTCATGACGGGTATTAACTTCATCACGACGATTATGAAAATGAGAGCACCTGGTATGACATTAATGAAAATGCCAATGTTCACATGGTCAGCTCTTATTGCGAACTTAATCATTGTTTTCGCATTCCCTGTGTTAACAGTTGCACTTGCGATGGGAACAATGGATCGTCTATTTGGAACTCATTTCTTTACACTAGATAACGGTGGTATGGATATGCTTTGGGCGAACCTATTCTGGGTTTGGGGACATCCTGAAGTATATATCTTGATTTTACCAGCATTCGGCCTTTACAGTGAGATTATTTCAACATTCTCAGGACGTAACCTTTATGGATACAAATCAATGGTTTGGTCAATGGTGTTAATTTCACTTCTTTCTTTCTTAGTATGGGCGCATCACTTCTTTACAATGGGTCAAGGTGCATTTGCAAACAGTATTTTCTCAATCTCAACGATGATCATTGCTGTGCCAACAGGGGTTAAGATCTTTAACTGGTTGCTTACGCTGAGAAAAGGTAAGATCCGTATGACAACGCCAATGCTATATTCCATGCTATTCATCCCACTTTTCACATTAGGTGGAGTAACTGGAGTTATGCTAGCAATGTCTGCTGCAGACTATCAATACCATAATACAATGTTCTTAGTAGCACACTTCCACAATGTTATTATTCCTGGTGTTGTGTATGCTATGCTTGCAGGTTTAACATATTACTGGCCAAAAATGTTCGGATTCATGCTAAATGAGCGTATTGGAAAATGGACTGCTTGGATACTTTCAATTGGGTTTGTTCTAGCATTTATTCCAATGTATATCACAGGTTTAGATGGCCAAGTACGTCGTAGCTTCACATACTCTGAATCTACTGGATTTGGACCACTAAACATGGTGTCATTTATCGGAGCAGCGATTATGGCAATTGGATTTGTGTTAATTGTTTATAACATATACTACAGTATTCGTTACGCCCCAAGAAATATTGGTTCAGATCCTTGGGATGCACGTACACTGGAGTGGGCAACACACACTCCAGTTCCAGAATACAATTTTGCTATTGTACCAGAAGTTAAATCTAGTGAGGCGTTCTGGGATGCAAAGAAACATGGTCATGAGTTATTTAAAGGTGATATCAAGAAAATTCATATGCCAAATAACAGTGGTATGCCGTTCCTTATGAGTTGCGTGTTCTTTGTATGGGGCTTCTCATTCATATTTAGTTTATGGATTCCAGCGATCATTGCAACAATTGGAATCTTTATCTTTATGACAATGCGCTCTTTCGAAAAAGATCATGGTCGTTATATCCCTGTTAAAGAAATTGAAGAAACAGAAAACGAATTGCGAGGTGTTTAA
- the qoxD gene encoding cytochrome aa3 quinol oxidase subunit IV, whose protein sequence is MRELFPMKQVMGFVFSLVLTAVALGVYFFDMSFSVGMTVLLITAFIQAGLQLVVFMHAGETEDKAAIYTNVYYGVIIALVTVFGTLLALVWDM, encoded by the coding sequence ATGAGAGAATTATTTCCGATGAAACAAGTAATGGGATTTGTTTTCTCACTAGTCCTTACGGCAGTAGCTCTAGGTGTTTACTTCTTTGATATGTCGTTTTCAGTTGGGATGACAGTTCTGCTTATTACAGCATTTATACAAGCAGGTCTTCAGTTGGTGGTATTTATGCATGCTGGTGAGACTGAGGATAAAGCGGCTATTTATACGAATGTATACTACGGGGTGATCATTGCCTTAGTAACTGTATTTGGTACATTACTTGCTTTGGTATGGGACATGTAA
- a CDS encoding anti-sigma factor domain-containing protein — MKRGIVLEYNEKFVIFLTEDGYFLKDHKKKRNMNLEKK, encoded by the coding sequence ATGAAAAGAGGGATTGTCTTAGAATATAATGAAAAGTTTGTGATATTCTTAACAGAAGATGGATATTTTTTAAAGGATCATAAGAAAAAAAGAAATATGAACTTGGAGAAGAAATAA
- the cysK gene encoding cysteine synthase A, with product MTDILKRPKIAKNITELIGRTPLVRLNRISDSTGAEVLAKLEYFNPLSSVKDRIGNAMIEDAEQRGIINKDTVIVEPTSGNTGIALAFVCAAKNYRCILVMPDTMSTERRSLLKALGAELVLTEGTKGMKGAIEKAESLSKEIPNAFIPQQFNNQANPMIHRKTTAEEIWSDTDGAVDIVVSGIGTGGTITGISEVLKERKSSFKSVAVEPKDSPILSGGSPGPHKIQGIGAGFTPGVLNTDIYDEIVQVMNDEAFEASRSLGKQEGILVGISSGAAIHAASVIAKKPENKGKTIVVILPDTGERYLSTALFNE from the coding sequence ATGACTGATATATTAAAACGTCCAAAAATCGCAAAAAATATTACAGAATTAATAGGTCGTACACCGTTGGTAAGACTAAATCGGATTAGTGACTCAACTGGTGCTGAGGTACTTGCAAAATTAGAATATTTCAATCCGTTATCAAGCGTAAAAGATAGAATAGGTAATGCAATGATAGAAGATGCCGAGCAACGTGGGATTATTAATAAGGATACAGTCATTGTTGAGCCGACAAGTGGAAATACAGGTATTGCGTTAGCCTTTGTGTGTGCAGCTAAAAATTACCGTTGTATTCTTGTAATGCCTGATACAATGAGTACAGAAAGACGTAGCCTTTTAAAAGCATTAGGTGCAGAGCTTGTGTTAACTGAGGGAACTAAGGGTATGAAAGGTGCAATCGAAAAGGCTGAATCATTAAGTAAAGAAATACCAAATGCGTTTATTCCTCAACAATTTAATAACCAAGCAAATCCTATGATTCATAGAAAAACAACAGCTGAAGAAATTTGGTCTGATACAGATGGCGCTGTTGATATTGTAGTGAGCGGAATTGGAACAGGTGGAACTATTACAGGTATTTCGGAAGTCTTAAAAGAACGAAAGTCTTCTTTTAAATCTGTTGCTGTAGAACCAAAGGATTCCCCTATTTTATCAGGTGGATCTCCAGGCCCGCACAAAATTCAGGGAATTGGTGCAGGATTTACTCCAGGGGTATTAAACACAGATATTTACGATGAAATTGTCCAAGTTATGAATGATGAGGCATTTGAGGCATCAAGGTCGCTTGGAAAACAAGAGGGGATATTAGTTGGTATATCTTCTGGTGCAGCGATTCATGCTGCTTCAGTTATTGCAAAAAAACCGGAAAATAAAGGGAAAACAATTGTAGTGATATTACCTGATACAGGTGAACGTTATCTCTCTACGGCATTATTTAATGAGTAA
- a CDS encoding SHOCT domain-containing protein, with product MSCCGSSNKNKTQNKNTSNANLTPIEQLKVRLAQGEISIEEYLKTKTVLDQ from the coding sequence ATGAGTTGTTGCGGATCTTCAAATAAAAATAAAACTCAGAACAAAAATACCAGTAATGCAAACTTAACCCCAATCGAACAGTTGAAGGTACGATTAGCACAAGGTGAAATCTCTATTGAAGAATACCTAAAAACAAAAACTGTATTAGATCAATAA
- a CDS encoding cytochrome c maturation protein CcmE, with protein sequence MGKKTKMIIALSVFLAVIGTLIYTSIGNAATFYLTVDELKDKQEEAVGKRIKVSGNIVGESIKFDSSQILLTFELEGENGFRVPIQYDGVKPDTLNDGWEAIVEGELNSEGVFIASELLVKCPSKYEAMEENGEEIPKDHPATQKQGGNETNG encoded by the coding sequence TTGGGAAAGAAAACAAAAATGATCATTGCTCTAAGTGTTTTTTTAGCAGTAATAGGTACCCTTATCTATACTAGCATCGGTAATGCAGCAACTTTCTATCTAACTGTAGATGAATTAAAAGATAAACAGGAAGAGGCAGTTGGTAAACGGATTAAGGTAAGTGGGAACATTGTAGGGGAATCCATTAAGTTTGATTCATCACAAATATTACTAACGTTTGAACTAGAAGGAGAAAATGGATTTCGTGTACCCATACAATATGATGGTGTCAAACCAGACACATTAAATGATGGATGGGAAGCGATAGTGGAAGGTGAATTAAACTCTGAGGGTGTTTTTATTGCCTCTGAATTGCTAGTAAAATGTCCTTCAAAATATGAGGCAATGGAGGAAAATGGAGAGGAAATTCCAAAAGACCACCCGGCGACACAGAAACAAGGAGGAAATGAAACTAATGGGTGA
- a CDS encoding heme lyase CcmF/NrfE family subunit — protein sequence MGDIGRLALIFSIVIVVYGIISHLMAIRTKNIRWLKSAKTSVMILAFLTTLASGSLIYLLVTGDFKYEYVALYSSTDMPLFYKISAFWGGNAGSLLLWFWILSLYTALVTWSKHKDSTQYLPWVSTILLIINAFFVLILNTIEQPFALNPEQMTEGNGLNPLLQNPGMAVHPVTLYLGYIGFAVPFAYGMAALILKKADAVWLKVTRKWTLVSWLFLSMGILFGSQWAYVELGWGGYWAWDPVENASLLPWLTATALLHSNMVQERKGMLKRWNISLATLTFVLTLFGTFLTRSGLLWSVHAFANGPIGAYFLAFIGIILIGSIWNISANWSVLKSDAQFESYISKESSFLVNNLLLVASAFTVFWGTIYPVVSEAVTGTKTMVGAPYFNRVNVPIFIAIIILMGIGPVVAWKRSTTKALWKNLRVPLIVTTLLTLALLGTGVKNWMTLLSLSSTSFVALIIFLEFAKAVQARVKVTGESPLRSFFMLFVKNRRRYGGYIAHFGVILIVIGLTGASTYSVEKQYGLNEGDFINLGKYTLLYRGLGENNSEAKQTVYAELLVEKDGEKIGVVRPEKVFYVNGTQPTTEVSIVSSLQEDLYVVLNGWSEEDGKVFIQVKIFPLMSWTWLLEAIS from the coding sequence ATGGGTGACATCGGTCGTTTGGCCCTTATATTCTCAATTGTCATTGTTGTATATGGAATAATAAGTCATCTGATGGCAATTCGAACGAAAAATATACGTTGGCTCAAGAGTGCGAAAACATCTGTAATGATTCTTGCTTTTTTAACCACTCTAGCCTCGGGTTCTTTAATTTATTTACTCGTAACAGGGGATTTCAAATACGAGTATGTTGCACTTTATTCAAGTACCGACATGCCATTATTTTATAAAATATCAGCTTTTTGGGGAGGAAATGCAGGTTCTCTCTTACTATGGTTCTGGATATTAAGTTTATATACAGCATTGGTCACGTGGTCTAAACATAAGGATAGTACCCAATACTTACCTTGGGTATCAACTATATTATTAATCATCAATGCTTTCTTTGTACTCATACTTAACACGATTGAACAACCTTTCGCGTTAAATCCTGAGCAGATGACAGAAGGTAATGGATTAAATCCATTATTACAGAACCCAGGAATGGCAGTTCATCCTGTTACCTTGTATTTAGGGTATATCGGTTTCGCTGTTCCGTTTGCATATGGAATGGCTGCATTAATTCTGAAAAAAGCGGATGCGGTTTGGCTTAAGGTCACAAGAAAATGGACATTAGTATCTTGGCTATTTTTAAGTATGGGAATACTATTTGGTTCCCAATGGGCCTATGTAGAACTAGGATGGGGTGGTTACTGGGCATGGGATCCAGTAGAAAATGCTTCATTACTGCCGTGGCTTACAGCAACAGCACTTTTACATTCAAATATGGTTCAAGAAAGAAAGGGTATGTTAAAAAGGTGGAACATATCCCTAGCCACTCTTACATTTGTCCTTACATTATTTGGGACATTCTTAACGAGAAGTGGTTTGTTATGGTCTGTGCACGCATTTGCAAATGGTCCAATCGGTGCCTACTTCCTTGCCTTTATAGGAATCATTCTTATAGGTTCAATTTGGAATATTTCAGCTAATTGGTCGGTGCTAAAGTCAGATGCCCAATTTGAATCTTACATTTCTAAAGAAAGTAGTTTTCTAGTAAACAATCTATTATTAGTAGCATCAGCATTTACGGTTTTTTGGGGAACCATTTATCCTGTTGTGTCGGAAGCTGTAACAGGTACAAAGACAATGGTAGGTGCTCCTTATTTTAATAGAGTCAATGTTCCAATCTTTATTGCCATAATTATTTTAATGGGGATTGGGCCAGTTGTTGCATGGAAAAGATCTACCACAAAAGCACTTTGGAAAAATCTTCGTGTCCCATTAATTGTGACAACTCTATTAACTCTAGCACTATTAGGTACTGGGGTGAAGAATTGGATGACCCTTTTATCTTTATCAAGTACAAGCTTTGTAGCTTTGATTATTTTTCTTGAATTTGCAAAAGCTGTACAAGCTAGGGTGAAGGTAACAGGTGAATCACCACTTCGCTCATTTTTTATGCTTTTTGTTAAAAATAGGCGGCGTTATGGTGGGTACATTGCTCACTTTGGAGTCATTTTAATTGTAATTGGGTTAACTGGTGCTAGCACTTATTCAGTAGAGAAACAATATGGATTAAATGAAGGGGATTTTATCAATCTTGGAAAATACACATTATTGTATAGAGGTCTAGGCGAGAATAATAGTGAGGCTAAGCAAACGGTTTATGCTGAATTATTGGTAGAAAAAGATGGGGAAAAAATAGGTGTTGTCCGACCTGAGAAGGTGTTCTATGTAAATGGTACTCAACCCACAACTGAAGTATCCATTGTAAGTTCATTACAGGAGGATCTTTATGTTGTACTAAATGGGTGGTCTGAGGAAGATGGCAAGGTGTTTATTCAAGTGAAGATTTTCCCTCTCATGTCATGGACATGGCTTCTGGAGGCTATATCTTGA
- a CDS encoding cytochrome c-type biogenesis protein — MGKWLKNIWFSLSLTIFSLLVFAPRKGFAEGENVSISRNDMLNVAKELHPPGCTDSMTADYCTLSTAYDLRQEIWSLLEGGMDKKQVIDYLVQKYDERILAAPTPEGFNLIAWVLPGVGVAIGSILILFLIKKWKKGQVESNENQQKQFVTDYDTNKVQEELKNWL, encoded by the coding sequence ATGGGTAAATGGCTGAAAAATATATGGTTTTCGCTATCTTTAACGATATTCTCTCTTTTAGTATTTGCTCCTAGAAAAGGCTTTGCCGAAGGGGAAAACGTTTCTATTTCTCGTAATGATATGCTAAATGTTGCCAAAGAACTTCATCCACCTGGGTGTACAGATTCTATGACTGCTGATTATTGTACGTTATCAACCGCGTATGATTTGCGACAAGAGATATGGTCCCTGTTAGAAGGGGGAATGGATAAAAAACAAGTAATTGATTATCTAGTTCAAAAATATGACGAACGTATCCTTGCGGCTCCTACACCTGAAGGTTTTAACCTCATAGCATGGGTTTTACCTGGGGTAGGAGTGGCAATTGGTTCAATTCTCATCCTTTTTCTAATAAAAAAATGGAAAAAGGGACAGGTTGAATCGAATGAGAATCAACAAAAGCAGTTTGTTACGGACTATGATACAAATAAAGTCCAAGAGGAACTAAAAAATTGGTTATAA
- a CDS encoding ABC transporter ATP-binding protein, translating to MVSILELQNLEFIINERKVLKSINFSWRKGETVAFIGGNGAGKSTLLKIIALLSQPSDGKLSLAKGASKNKWKNNLGVVFPDSFLHDSLTAIENLRFYQQIYGKDDKRFIEHILNKVQLVTVKDELVGTYSKGMRQRLSIARALVHQPEYLLLDEPFDGLDLKSKMIIEDILNVHESQGNGYILVSHDVKQAFDLCKRSILLHDGEIIVDEKSSQISLLSFLDKYQSLLERNENEFL from the coding sequence GTGGTCTCCATTTTAGAACTTCAAAATCTTGAATTTATCATAAATGAACGAAAGGTATTAAAATCGATTAATTTCTCTTGGAGAAAGGGTGAAACGGTTGCGTTTATTGGAGGGAATGGAGCAGGGAAGTCTACTCTCTTAAAGATCATTGCATTACTTTCTCAACCTTCTGACGGGAAGTTATCGTTAGCAAAAGGAGCGAGCAAAAACAAATGGAAAAACAATCTAGGTGTTGTTTTTCCTGATAGTTTTTTACACGACTCCTTAACAGCTATTGAAAATTTACGTTTTTACCAGCAAATTTATGGGAAAGATGACAAACGTTTTATTGAGCATATTCTTAATAAAGTACAATTAGTCACTGTGAAGGATGAACTTGTGGGCACCTATTCTAAGGGAATGAGACAACGTTTATCCATCGCAAGAGCGTTGGTCCATCAACCTGAGTATCTACTTTTGGACGAACCGTTTGATGGGTTAGACTTGAAATCAAAAATGATCATTGAAGATATTCTTAATGTACATGAGTCACAAGGGAATGGATATATCTTAGTCAGTCATGATGTAAAACAAGCTTTTGATCTTTGTAAACGATCAATTTTACTACATGATGGGGAAATTATTGTTGACGAAAAGAGTTCCCAAATATCTCTCTTATCTTTTTTAGATAAGTATCAATCATTGTTGGAGAGGAATGAAAATGAATTTCTATAA
- a CDS encoding heme exporter protein CcmB codes for MNFYKQTFLILKRDLTLEFRQKSLLFSMIIFALMLQVFLNIAFDTDMEAMQKLGAGILWIPILLSAMLGFNRIVAMDKENSVLTGLLVSPLDKGALYLGKFLGNLVLIFIVICISVPAFFLFVQQPYPNSLGLLIAVLILGSWGFVAMGVFLATLAQSSRITELLLPVMLFPLSVPLFLGIVQLTEVALYPSIEMSQNVWLILLASYDILFTIIPLFLFDYLLEV; via the coding sequence ATGAATTTCTATAAACAGACATTTTTAATTCTTAAAAGGGACCTAACGTTAGAATTTCGCCAAAAATCACTCCTCTTTTCAATGATTATTTTTGCATTAATGCTTCAAGTCTTTTTAAACATTGCGTTCGATACAGACATGGAAGCTATGCAAAAATTGGGGGCAGGGATATTATGGATTCCTATTCTTTTATCAGCCATGCTCGGTTTTAATCGAATTGTTGCAATGGATAAAGAGAATAGTGTCCTAACTGGCTTATTAGTCTCTCCATTAGACAAGGGTGCACTATACCTTGGGAAATTTTTAGGAAATTTGGTCTTGATTTTTATCGTAATCTGCATATCAGTTCCTGCCTTTTTTTTATTTGTTCAACAACCTTACCCAAATTCACTCGGTTTACTGATAGCGGTATTGATATTGGGCAGTTGGGGGTTTGTGGCGATGGGTGTTTTTCTAGCAACCCTTGCACAGTCAAGCAGAATTACTGAATTATTACTACCAGTAATGCTTTTCCCATTAAGTGTTCCACTGTTTTTAGGGATCGTTCAGCTAACTGAAGTAGCCTTATATCCTTCTATAGAAATGTCGCAAAACGTATGGCTGATACTTTTAGCTAGTTATGACATTCTTTTTACAATCATCCCACTATTTTTATTCGATTATTTACTGGAGGTGTGA
- a CDS encoding cytochrome c biogenesis protein, with product MVNRLLEISKIPLTLITAIVIIIQLYMAFYYAQTEKYMGEIQKIMYFHVPSAFVAFVAFAIVFIGGVLYLYTKNKQWDYLAVSAAEIGVLFATFVLVTGSLWAKPVWNAWWVWEDPRLVTSLILWFMYIAYLFIRASVQGEERHRKFAAIFGIIAFLDVPLVYFSVKWWRTIHPKVIDEQGVHMPVEMAQTLFFSIIAFQFLFFTLLIYRFFLERQKEKIKEIKNIELKR from the coding sequence ATGGTTAACAGGTTACTTGAAATATCAAAAATTCCACTAACTTTAATAACAGCAATCGTAATAATCATTCAACTATACATGGCTTTTTACTATGCACAAACTGAAAAGTATATGGGAGAGATACAAAAAATTATGTATTTCCATGTCCCAAGTGCTTTTGTAGCGTTTGTGGCATTTGCAATCGTGTTTATCGGAGGAGTTTTATATTTATACACGAAAAATAAGCAATGGGACTATTTAGCTGTATCAGCAGCTGAGATTGGAGTACTCTTCGCAACATTTGTTCTAGTGACTGGCTCGTTATGGGCAAAGCCGGTGTGGAATGCATGGTGGGTGTGGGAAGACCCACGCTTAGTTACTTCGCTTATATTATGGTTTATGTATATCGCTTATTTATTCATTCGAGCATCTGTACAAGGAGAAGAACGTCATAGGAAATTTGCTGCAATATTTGGTATCATCGCCTTTTTAGATGTTCCACTCGTTTACTTCTCGGTAAAGTGGTGGAGAACCATCCACCCAAAGGTAATCGATGAGCAAGGTGTTCATATGCCGGTTGAAATGGCACAAACCTTGTTCTTCAGTATAATTGCCTTTCAGTTTCTATTTTTCACACTATTAATCTATCGTTTCTTTCTTGAAAGACAAAAAGAAAAGATAAAAGAAATAAAGAATATAGAATTAAAAAGATAG
- a CDS encoding CcmD family protein, translating to MNFLFVGVLIIWVGILAYVIRIFNEQKKITKQLEKIKSYY from the coding sequence ATGAATTTTTTATTCGTAGGAGTATTAATTATTTGGGTTGGGATTCTCGCATACGTTATTCGAATTTTTAACGAACAGAAAAAGATAACGAAACAATTAGAGAAAATCAAAAGTTATTATTAG
- a CDS encoding cytochrome c oxidase assembly protein: MSFRRISLALLGLFFLLGPTGVFAHNGQKSGLHDYSFFELWNPPLFIGVISVFLLYLHFINKNRRGNPDFTPVSIKRKLSFLGGLIVFYIALGSPLHVLGDSFLFSAHMLAQSLVYIVMPPLLLMGLEKWMVQSVIKIGFKYKILSIAKVPLIPLLLFNILFSFYHIPIIFDKVVSNTIYHNLTHLILTATAFLMWLPIFPVSDELDKLSPLQKLGYIFGAGVLLTPACALIIFADEPLYVVYANAPQLWTYHGPLDDQQTGGIVMKVIQELIYGTVIGYIFFKWAKKEHIQDEYVPTINEG, encoded by the coding sequence ATGTCATTTCGTAGGATTTCTTTAGCGCTTCTTGGTTTGTTTTTTCTTTTAGGACCAACGGGTGTTTTTGCTCATAATGGACAAAAAAGTGGTTTACATGATTATTCCTTTTTTGAGCTTTGGAACCCGCCATTATTTATAGGAGTTATTTCTGTTTTCTTGTTATACCTTCATTTCATAAATAAAAATCGAAGGGGTAATCCTGATTTTACTCCCGTATCCATAAAAAGAAAACTTTCTTTCTTAGGTGGACTGATTGTATTTTATATTGCGCTAGGTAGCCCGTTACATGTTTTAGGTGACAGTTTCTTATTTAGTGCGCACATGCTGGCACAGTCTTTAGTTTATATTGTAATGCCACCGTTACTATTAATGGGTTTAGAAAAATGGATGGTCCAATCCGTTATAAAAATTGGTTTTAAATATAAGATTCTTTCAATAGCAAAGGTTCCATTGATTCCATTGTTACTATTTAATATTCTATTTTCTTTTTACCATATTCCAATAATTTTTGATAAAGTGGTTTCAAATACAATTTATCATAACCTTACTCATCTGATTTTAACAGCTACAGCATTTTTGATGTGGCTTCCAATATTTCCTGTTAGTGATGAATTAGATAAACTTTCTCCTTTGCAAAAACTTGGATATATTTTTGGAGCAGGTGTGTTATTAACTCCTGCTTGCGCATTAATTATTTTTGCCGATGAACCATTGTATGTGGTGTATGCTAATGCTCCACAATTATGGACTTATCACGGTCCATTAGATGACCAACAAACTGGTGGCATCGTCATGAAAGTTATACAAGAATTAATTTATGGCACTGTAATAGGATATATATTTTTTAAATGGGCAAAAAAAGAACATATTCAGGATGAATATGTTCCAACAATAAATGAAGGATAA
- a CDS encoding response regulator transcription factor — MKDKILIVDDEWNMRNLIKIHLLPHFALEEAANGKEALEKVKDLDFQLIILDVMMPDMTGWTVCERIREKGNIPILMLTALTDVKDKVHGLNIGADDYLVKPFDPEELVARVHALLRRSVEFNNENDNGTITISDLTIIKDSRLVLVNGKEVDLTPKEFNLIHLFATNQKQVFTREILLNAIWNTNNVLDVRTVDTHVKNVREKLRKTGLSFNPIKTVWGVGYIFQTPDGKA, encoded by the coding sequence ATGAAAGACAAAATTCTTATTGTTGATGATGAGTGGAATATGAGGAATTTAATAAAGATTCATCTGCTTCCTCACTTCGCTTTAGAAGAAGCAGCAAATGGTAAAGAGGCGTTAGAAAAGGTAAAAGACCTTGATTTTCAACTCATTATTTTGGATGTAATGATGCCTGATATGACTGGATGGACAGTCTGTGAAAGAATCCGTGAGAAAGGAAACATTCCAATTTTAATGTTAACTGCTTTAACGGATGTAAAGGATAAAGTACACGGTCTTAACATTGGTGCAGATGACTATTTAGTAAAACCCTTTGACCCTGAAGAATTGGTAGCACGTGTTCATGCATTATTAAGAAGGTCTGTTGAATTTAATAATGAAAATGATAATGGAACAATTACAATCTCTGACCTAACAATTATTAAAGATAGTAGACTGGTTCTCGTAAACGGCAAGGAAGTTGACCTTACACCTAAGGAATTCAATCTAATTCATTTATTCGCAACAAATCAGAAACAGGTATTTACACGTGAAATTTTACTTAATGCTATATGGAATACAAACAACGTTTTAGATGTTAGGACGGTTGATACACATGTGAAAAATGTAAGAGAAAAGCTTAGAAAAACTGGATTATCGTTTAATCCAATAAAAACAGTATGGGGTGTTGGGTATATCTTTCAAACTCCAGATGGAAAAGCATGA